In the genome of Pelobacter seleniigenes DSM 18267, one region contains:
- a CDS encoding tripartite tricarboxylate transporter TctB family protein, producing the protein MRQIVQDRFIAVSGLVLVAIGIWITTGYDADSAFFPRICLISIGILLILLAIEGYLTQRKERLTQKQPVMAEKMPWGPFLLVTGVLAAYGIALKIIGFYTSSALFLIAVGLCWGGVKKRTVFLFTICLMVFLYFCFTVLFKVPLPVGLMR; encoded by the coding sequence ATGCGGCAAATCGTTCAAGACAGATTTATTGCAGTCTCCGGCTTGGTGCTTGTGGCTATCGGGATATGGATCACAACAGGTTATGATGCCGATAGTGCCTTTTTCCCGAGAATATGCCTGATCAGTATCGGTATCCTCCTCATTCTTCTTGCCATAGAGGGCTATCTGACCCAGCGCAAAGAACGCCTGACGCAGAAACAGCCTGTTATGGCTGAAAAAATGCCTTGGGGACCGTTTCTTCTGGTTACCGGGGTCTTGGCTGCTTATGGCATTGCCTTGAAAATTATTGGATTTTACACATCCAGTGCTCTTTTCCTGATTGCCGTTGGGCTTTGCTGGGGAGGGGTGAAGAAACGGACCGTGTTTCTGTTTACCATCTGCCTCATGGTCTTTCTCTATTTCTGTTTTACGGTTCTGTTCAAAGTTCCGCTGCCCGTTGGCCTGATGAGGTAA
- a CDS encoding NAD(P)-dependent oxidoreductase: MQYDIIHFEALGMESQHLENEIQAAIKEGKLPLHSYLVTSETIQDFLAKPETSLPEVITVKAHSKVPASYLKGARKNVIFRGAGYDSVEYLAPSVNLTSLREYCVTAVAQTALKLLYATAGYLNCYTEAIRTFNRQTVPSFFELGPHRIATVFGVGRIGKQIYDLLQANGLTVQAVDIREKELSQQYGSSVKFVSATEAMATSDIILSGMSLTKDPAHPFYNVGYFSEDLFSHATKNLIFINVTRGDIASEALLLELYKKGKIIGLGLDAFSKEGDFADFIKQKSTTTDLDHLAAKMLVEMSLNRTDNIYVQPHQGFNGDVAAAAKASETVKHLVYWFANGKKGFVEQIPYY, translated from the coding sequence ATGCAGTACGACATCATCCACTTTGAAGCCCTGGGCATGGAATCGCAACATCTGGAAAACGAAATCCAGGCCGCTATCAAAGAGGGCAAACTTCCTTTACACAGCTATCTCGTCACATCTGAAACCATTCAGGACTTCCTGGCTAAACCAGAAACCTCTTTGCCAGAGGTGATTACGGTTAAAGCACATTCCAAAGTACCAGCGTCATATTTAAAGGGGGCACGTAAAAATGTAATTTTCCGTGGCGCTGGCTATGATTCGGTTGAATACCTTGCTCCTTCTGTCAATTTGACTTCTTTGCGAGAATACTGTGTCACCGCCGTTGCTCAGACTGCGCTCAAGTTACTTTATGCGACAGCCGGTTATTTAAATTGCTACACGGAAGCTATCAGGACATTTAATCGGCAAACCGTGCCATCCTTTTTCGAACTGGGTCCCCATCGTATCGCTACCGTTTTTGGCGTGGGTAGAATTGGAAAACAAATCTATGACCTGCTGCAAGCGAATGGATTGACTGTTCAGGCCGTTGATATTCGTGAGAAAGAACTTTCTCAGCAATATGGGAGTAGCGTTAAATTTGTCAGTGCCACAGAGGCGATGGCCACAAGCGATATTATTCTTAGCGGTATGAGTTTGACCAAAGATCCCGCCCATCCGTTCTACAATGTCGGCTATTTCTCCGAAGACCTTTTTTCCCATGCAACCAAGAACCTTATCTTTATCAACGTCACCCGAGGTGATATTGCGTCGGAAGCCTTGCTACTTGAACTCTATAAAAAAGGAAAAATTATCGGTCTCGGCCTTGATGCCTTTAGTAAAGAAGGCGATTTTGCCGACTTCATCAAACAAAAATCAACGACCACAGATTTGGACCATCTCGCAGCGAAAATGCTTGTCGAAATGAGCCTCAACCGAACGGACAATATCTATGTTCAGCCGCATCAGGGATTCAATGGGGATGTGGCCGCTGCTGCGAAGGCTTCTGAAACCGTTAAGCACCTTGTCTACTGGTTTGCAAACGGTAAGAAGGGTTTTGTTGAACAGATTCCCTACTATTGA
- a CDS encoding tripartite tricarboxylate transporter permease, whose protein sequence is MIEHLIASLSSVFEWTSIIAMVVATGVGIIVGALPGLSATMGVALLIPFTFSLNSLTALLAMAGMYNGAIYGGSIAAILLNIPGTPAAVCTTLDGYPMAKRGEGVLALQTSVISSAFGGSISALALMFVAPYLAALALKFGPAEYFWVAVLGLSTIASFISGSTIKGLISGFIGLLVSTSGTDAITGITRFDFGSTYLVDGIPQLVALIGLFSIPEVFFILEKHGKNQSQDKIVLGAAKGWNWTKDTAQSWGIWIRSSVIGVVVGMLPGAGANIAAFISYNDARQRSKQKSQFGSGAIDGIKASETANNAVTASALAPMLSFGVPGNAVAAVMIGGLMIHGLQPGPNLFVKSPTIVYGLMWGMFFTNFIMLAFGYFGSRVFAQCLKIPPTLMASAIAVLSVVGTYAINNSIADVYTMLICGLIGLVMLRLRIPVAPAVLGLILGGMAEDELRRALMLADSPVELFTQPLSAVLVLLTAISLIFPVYRSYRRRKAGGTEEAALASGDF, encoded by the coding sequence ATGATTGAACATTTAATTGCATCATTGTCTTCCGTTTTTGAATGGACGTCGATCATAGCTATGGTAGTCGCGACCGGCGTTGGCATCATCGTCGGAGCACTTCCTGGCCTTTCCGCCACCATGGGAGTCGCTTTACTGATCCCATTTACTTTCAGCCTGAATTCCCTTACGGCCCTGCTGGCCATGGCGGGTATGTACAACGGAGCCATCTACGGTGGCTCCATTGCAGCGATACTTCTCAATATTCCAGGGACACCAGCGGCCGTTTGTACAACCCTGGATGGCTATCCGATGGCCAAACGTGGCGAAGGAGTTCTTGCCTTGCAAACATCGGTCATCAGTTCCGCGTTTGGTGGTTCCATCAGCGCCCTGGCACTGATGTTTGTGGCACCCTATCTGGCAGCGTTGGCATTGAAGTTTGGTCCGGCCGAATATTTCTGGGTTGCGGTGCTCGGTCTTTCCACCATCGCCAGTTTTATCAGTGGCTCGACCATCAAGGGCCTGATCAGCGGTTTTATCGGCCTTCTGGTAAGCACCAGCGGCACCGATGCTATCACCGGCATCACTCGGTTTGATTTCGGCTCGACCTATCTGGTTGATGGGATCCCTCAACTCGTTGCCTTAATCGGCCTGTTCTCCATTCCGGAAGTTTTTTTCATTCTGGAAAAACACGGTAAGAATCAGTCACAGGACAAAATTGTCCTCGGCGCGGCAAAAGGCTGGAATTGGACCAAGGATACGGCACAGTCCTGGGGTATATGGATACGTTCGTCAGTGATTGGCGTTGTCGTTGGCATGCTTCCGGGCGCCGGGGCAAATATTGCTGCATTTATCAGCTACAATGACGCACGCCAACGCTCCAAGCAAAAAAGCCAATTTGGCAGCGGTGCCATCGATGGGATAAAAGCGTCAGAAACCGCTAACAATGCTGTAACGGCAAGCGCTCTGGCGCCTATGCTGTCGTTTGGAGTCCCTGGCAACGCGGTTGCCGCAGTCATGATCGGCGGGCTGATGATTCATGGCCTGCAGCCCGGTCCGAATCTTTTTGTCAAATCTCCGACAATCGTTTATGGCCTGATGTGGGGTATGTTTTTCACTAACTTCATTATGCTTGCATTTGGTTATTTTGGTTCCCGCGTCTTCGCTCAGTGCCTGAAAATTCCTCCCACCCTGATGGCCTCAGCCATCGCCGTACTCAGTGTTGTCGGCACCTACGCCATCAATAATTCAATTGCCGATGTATATACTATGCTGATTTGCGGCCTGATTGGGTTGGTCATGCTGCGGCTTCGTATTCCCGTCGCTCCAGCCGTCTTGGGGTTGATTCTAGGGGGTATGGCCGAAGACGAACTGCGCCGAGCCCTCATGCTGG
- a CDS encoding RraA family protein has protein sequence MANPGLRVKKNFVRPKQELIEPFRSIPVANIGDSMNRINCMNSRIRPMNTAPLLGCALTVKVRTGDNLLMHQAIDMAGPGDIIVVDAQNEQSYAITGELMISWMRRRGIAGLVVDGCIRDIDAVRNLTDFPVYATGITPNGPLKEGGGEVNFPIMCGGLIIHPGDILVGDADGIVVINPQDAKDVLAKARAKNDAEVREKEAIENLTWDRAWVEATLLKKGCEFID, from the coding sequence ATGGCAAATCCAGGATTAAGAGTTAAAAAAAACTTTGTCCGTCCGAAACAAGAGCTGATAGAGCCCTTTCGTTCCATTCCGGTTGCGAACATTGGCGACAGCATGAACCGGATCAACTGTATGAATTCCCGAATCAGGCCGATGAATACAGCTCCGCTGTTGGGATGCGCACTGACGGTTAAAGTCCGTACCGGCGACAACCTGCTGATGCATCAAGCCATCGACATGGCAGGTCCCGGGGATATCATTGTCGTCGATGCCCAGAATGAACAATCCTACGCGATTACCGGTGAGCTGATGATTTCATGGATGCGTCGCCGGGGAATTGCAGGGCTTGTTGTCGATGGCTGCATTCGCGACATCGATGCGGTGCGCAACCTCACTGATTTTCCAGTCTATGCCACTGGCATTACACCTAACGGCCCCCTGAAAGAAGGGGGCGGTGAAGTCAATTTCCCCATTATGTGTGGTGGGTTAATCATCCACCCAGGCGACATCCTGGTCGGTGATGCTGACGGAATCGTGGTGATAAATCCTCAAGATGCCAAGGATGTTCTGGCAAAAGCCAGGGCTAAAAACGATGCCGAGGTGAGGGAAAAAGAAGCAATTGAAAATCTGACCTGGGACCGGGCATGGGTCGAGGCGACGTTGCTAAAAAAAGGCTGCGAATTTATCGACTAA